The Spirosoma foliorum genome has a window encoding:
- a CDS encoding T9SS type A sorting domain-containing protein, which yields MIRKLLLIVLLGMCSGYAAFAQDPYVTVPVINPNPIATSQAGSITVTFGNSTTATAEIPQSATATFTVNLPPNIGATGTAITLPVGATYNSANLVVTQGAFNSGSGTIITVKSSLGPIPVGAAYNLVISIVGVNPTVFDANVLANAVGTGIGTNNTTNDNRSATISVTGPMPVALVSFSAKAQEDHTVSLAWTTSLETNNKGFLVERSKDLKAFEKVGEVTELGANSTGLKNYNLADLTPFQGTSYYRLTQIDLDGKTTVFQDKIVSVVLRDGAYGVFPNPVISDQQFRLSLDEPETAQISFYGADGRVLPFQKVGVESGSLLLKVTGKLSTGVYILTVGERGLTRKHRLVVE from the coding sequence ATGATCAGGAAACTTTTACTTATAGTCTTACTGGGAATGTGTAGCGGTTATGCAGCTTTTGCGCAGGACCCGTACGTAACCGTACCAGTTATTAACCCTAACCCCATTGCAACTAGTCAGGCAGGGAGTATTACCGTTACATTTGGTAACTCAACCACGGCTACTGCCGAAATTCCTCAAAGTGCCACAGCGACTTTTACAGTTAATTTGCCACCCAATATTGGTGCAACTGGAACTGCAATTACGCTACCTGTTGGAGCTACCTACAACTCTGCTAACCTGGTAGTAACTCAAGGAGCTTTCAACAGTGGCAGTGGAACCATCATTACAGTAAAAAGCAGCCTGGGCCCCATTCCAGTAGGTGCAGCTTATAATTTGGTTATTTCCATTGTAGGCGTCAATCCAACAGTTTTTGATGCAAACGTACTGGCCAACGCAGTTGGTACTGGAATTGGTACAAATAATACTACAAATGACAATCGCAGTGCAACGATTTCCGTAACAGGTCCAATGCCTGTTGCGTTAGTGTCTTTCTCGGCCAAGGCTCAGGAAGATCATACCGTGAGCCTGGCCTGGACGACCTCCCTGGAAACCAACAACAAAGGCTTCTTAGTCGAGCGCAGCAAAGATCTAAAAGCCTTTGAGAAAGTGGGGGAAGTGACCGAATTAGGCGCGAACAGCACTGGCTTGAAAAACTACAACCTGGCCGACCTTACCCCTTTTCAGGGAACCAGCTACTACCGATTGACTCAGATTGATCTGGATGGCAAGACGACGGTTTTCCAGGATAAGATTGTGTCGGTGGTCTTGCGGGATGGTGCCTATGGGGTGTTCCCCAATCCAGTGATCAGCGATCAGCAGTTCCGGTTGAGTCTGGATGAGCCAGAGACCGCCCAGATCAGTTTTTATGGTGCCGATGGTCGAGTTCTTCCTTTCCAGAAGGTGGGTGTCGAGTCAGGGAGTTTGTTGTTGAAGGTGACAGGCAAGCTGTCGACGGGCGTGTACATACTGACGGTGGGTGAGCGGGGTCTGACTCGTAAACATCGTTTAGTTGTCGAATAG
- a CDS encoding beta strand repeat-containing protein — translation MKQISTPLFSRGISHSLAWATFLLVLCLGFRANAQQGNLGTPNSTTSTPWVSPTFSLTTNHASPGLSCWGGDALCPSGGDPANVTNSTLTDYDELGIAISGAGSFTVGDNSPANIYDAGNFAGFLISNSSLADVTLLGAVTITTYKNGVQREQKTATSLIGINSALVSGAYEVGFHTTLDFNQISIAFTNPLTLATSYRVYYALMRRYTSASTPLVCNTPSSLTAPGNSVYISDRTGIATGVTCALCSISNGDNIIDGNSANSASINLTAGVAVTATIGVKNAFITYPASQTNTFVGFDISSTDLVSLGVNDKITVSTYKTGTAAAIQSVTYGGNLVAVGSAILSGTGRRTIGFVATADFDEVVLTVTRAVSAVDVGINVFGVVMTSFCNGPSLACSDNTIPGNTLTPVTNPTHPVYVDGARTGIVGGVACAACQINNSENVVDASTTNSATMVVTAGVAVTASFAVANALQTYPVGSFAGFDVETNALLSANVFSTATVRLYNDGNLVQTSTGNALIVGAGSSPLLNNRSRQYLGVVATAPYDEIQISFVNVVGADLGNIVIYNAVFEKTCAAVIVCNTAYNLSNPTFPVVIDNANTGVTGVVSAATTVENPWNVVSSSTTDYAKINTTASVGTVASIAVLDPISTYPVGTFAGFAVQKVTGIAAVDLFANLTISTYNNGTFVESRSGVGLLDLAINLFGTTSQFFNVGFVTTKPFDEVKISVRPLVGIAALSALGGSLNVFGAFIDTRTTTGGGLACALNTNPDFAVTNKNVPVSGSVKTNDIVPVGTTYGTSPTTLTQPAGSTPSLTVDANGNYTFSSTTPGVYVYSIPVCGSGLSGTGCATQTLTITVLDPTVNTNKPVANPDVVSILGNDVTPTPVTINVKANDGPGNPGGTLGTPTIASGPANGTATVNGSGNVVYTPAAGFYGTDTFTYTVCETPGTSLCSSATVTVTVSATGTPNSTLAADDYISTYQSTSVAGNVKTNDSDPEGNTQTITTQNTTIAGIGTFVLASDGTYTFTPVAGATGPVDFSYTTTDNGSPNVSASGTLHILINPFNPNPDFAVTNINVPVPGSVKTNDVVPVGTTYGPTPTLTSSPGGSTPSLVFTSTGSYTFTTGTPGVYTYSVPVCVTGTPPVCTTQTLTITVSNTAITTNNPIANPDFATTTGSPASPTAITVNVKANDGPGNKGGVLQNPTVPVQPAHGSATIDGSGNLVYTPTAGYYGTDIVTYVICETPTTPACGTATVTITVKAPNSPATVSINDDYVATVGTPVSGNVITNDLGTGLSVSNAGTTVVSSGTLVLTSTGSFTFTPAPGVTGPVDFTYTACDNNTPSTCGSATLHVLVNLGLPDLTPTITMPQGNFGTSPNNVRNFVVNIQELTGIPTSSGNVVVTISVPTGYTISYSNSINSIDVTDGTTTNVDNTKWSITTSNSVQIKLTINPGQFIAANAIARLGFTATRTAANSGSISNITVNVANDTGTDASLRYDGNPLNNVYARIISGL, via the coding sequence ATGAAACAAATCTCTACACCCTTATTCAGCAGGGGTATCTCGCACAGCCTTGCGTGGGCCACATTCCTTTTAGTACTCTGTCTGGGTTTTCGAGCCAATGCTCAACAGGGCAATTTAGGTACGCCCAATTCGACAACATCAACACCTTGGGTTAGTCCAACTTTCTCATTAACTACAAACCATGCCAGCCCAGGATTATCTTGTTGGGGAGGTGACGCGTTATGTCCTTCCGGTGGTGACCCTGCTAATGTTACTAATTCTACACTTACTGATTATGATGAACTAGGAATCGCTATTTCTGGTGCAGGCAGTTTTACGGTTGGGGACAATAGTCCCGCTAACATCTATGACGCTGGTAACTTTGCTGGTTTTTTAATCAGTAATAGCTCATTAGCTGATGTTACTTTATTGGGAGCTGTTACTATTACAACGTACAAAAATGGTGTACAGCGCGAGCAAAAAACAGCAACTAGTCTTATTGGGATAAACTCCGCATTGGTTTCAGGGGCTTATGAAGTTGGCTTTCATACAACATTAGATTTTAATCAGATATCGATTGCCTTTACAAACCCTCTGACTTTGGCTACTTCTTACCGTGTATACTATGCTCTTATGAGAAGGTATACGTCGGCAAGTACACCATTAGTCTGTAATACGCCCAGTTCGTTGACGGCACCTGGAAACTCAGTATACATTTCAGACCGCACGGGTATAGCAACTGGTGTTACCTGCGCTCTTTGCTCCATCAGTAATGGAGATAACATTATCGATGGCAATAGCGCAAATTCTGCAAGTATTAATTTAACCGCCGGAGTTGCGGTAACGGCAACGATAGGTGTCAAAAACGCATTTATTACCTATCCTGCCAGTCAGACAAACACCTTTGTTGGGTTTGATATATCGAGTACTGATTTAGTGAGTTTAGGTGTTAATGATAAAATTACCGTTTCTACTTATAAAACGGGTACTGCTGCTGCTATACAATCAGTAACATACGGGGGAAATCTAGTTGCCGTAGGTAGTGCAATTTTATCGGGTACTGGTAGGCGAACCATTGGCTTTGTGGCAACAGCCGATTTTGATGAGGTGGTATTGACTGTCACCAGGGCAGTATCGGCTGTAGATGTGGGTATCAATGTATTTGGTGTCGTTATGACGTCATTTTGTAATGGCCCTAGTCTGGCTTGTTCAGATAATACAATTCCAGGTAATACCCTTACACCAGTTACTAATCCTACACATCCTGTATATGTAGATGGAGCCCGAACTGGTATCGTTGGTGGTGTAGCTTGCGCTGCTTGCCAAATAAATAATTCTGAAAATGTGGTTGATGCCAGTACAACAAATTCAGCAACTATGGTAGTAACGGCAGGTGTAGCTGTTACAGCATCCTTTGCAGTTGCCAATGCATTACAGACCTATCCTGTAGGTAGTTTTGCTGGATTTGATGTAGAGACTAACGCATTGTTGTCGGCTAATGTCTTTAGTACGGCAACCGTCAGATTATATAATGATGGAAATCTAGTTCAGACTAGTACCGGTAATGCATTAATTGTAGGAGCCGGTAGTAGCCCTTTGCTCAATAACAGAAGCCGACAATACCTCGGTGTTGTTGCAACAGCCCCTTATGATGAAATACAGATTTCCTTCGTCAATGTAGTAGGTGCTGATCTGGGAAATATAGTTATTTACAATGCGGTATTCGAGAAAACCTGTGCGGCCGTTATTGTCTGTAATACAGCTTATAACCTGAGCAATCCGACTTTCCCGGTTGTGATTGATAATGCGAATACGGGAGTTACAGGCGTAGTTTCGGCGGCAACTACGGTAGAAAATCCCTGGAATGTTGTTTCGTCGAGTACAACTGACTACGCTAAAATTAACACAACGGCATCGGTTGGGACCGTTGCTTCAATAGCCGTACTAGATCCGATCAGTACCTATCCTGTCGGTACTTTTGCTGGCTTTGCAGTTCAGAAGGTTACAGGTATAGCGGCTGTTGATTTGTTTGCCAACCTGACCATTTCTACTTATAACAATGGAACATTCGTAGAGTCGAGAAGTGGTGTTGGGTTGCTGGACTTGGCAATCAATTTGTTTGGAACAACCAGCCAGTTTTTCAATGTCGGTTTTGTAACCACGAAACCATTTGACGAAGTGAAAATAAGTGTGAGACCTCTGGTAGGAATCGCAGCTCTGTCGGCTCTAGGCGGTAGCCTGAATGTATTTGGAGCCTTCATCGATACCCGGACGACAACAGGCGGAGGTTTAGCCTGTGCGCTGAATACAAACCCCGACTTTGCGGTTACGAATAAGAATGTACCGGTTAGTGGTAGTGTTAAAACCAATGACATCGTACCGGTTGGAACTACTTATGGCACTAGCCCCACCACTCTTACGCAGCCAGCAGGTTCTACACCGAGCTTAACAGTAGACGCTAATGGGAACTATACCTTCTCTAGTACAACACCAGGGGTGTATGTATATAGTATACCTGTTTGCGGGTCTGGTTTGTCTGGAACAGGCTGTGCCACACAGACACTAACGATTACGGTACTCGATCCAACCGTCAACACGAACAAGCCTGTTGCAAACCCAGATGTGGTTTCGATACTTGGAAATGACGTAACGCCAACTCCAGTTACCATTAATGTTAAGGCAAACGATGGTCCTGGCAATCCTGGTGGAACGTTAGGAACACCAACTATTGCTAGCGGTCCAGCCAATGGTACTGCTACTGTCAATGGAAGTGGTAACGTGGTCTATACACCAGCGGCTGGTTTTTATGGAACAGATACGTTTACGTATACAGTTTGTGAAACACCTGGCACCAGCTTATGTTCTTCAGCTACGGTTACGGTCACGGTTAGTGCAACAGGTACTCCCAATAGTACATTGGCGGCAGACGACTACATCAGTACCTATCAAAGTACGTCAGTTGCCGGAAATGTGAAAACAAATGATAGTGACCCAGAGGGCAATACCCAGACGATTACTACCCAGAACACAACTATTGCTGGAATCGGCACGTTCGTATTAGCTTCGGATGGTACCTATACATTTACGCCAGTGGCTGGTGCTACCGGACCTGTTGACTTCTCGTACACCACAACCGATAACGGTTCGCCAAACGTTTCTGCCAGTGGTACGTTGCATATTCTGATCAATCCGTTTAATCCAAATCCTGACTTTGCGGTTACGAATATTAATGTACCAGTACCGGGTAGTGTTAAAACGAATGATGTGGTACCAGTGGGAACCACCTATGGTCCAACACCTACGCTAACCAGCTCACCAGGAGGCTCTACTCCTTCACTGGTATTTACCTCAACGGGTAGTTATACATTTACCACAGGTACGCCAGGTGTATACACCTATAGTGTTCCGGTTTGTGTGACGGGCACCCCACCGGTTTGTACAACCCAGACGTTGACAATTACGGTAAGTAATACGGCGATTACCACCAATAATCCAATTGCTAACCCTGACTTTGCAACCACTACAGGATCGCCGGCAAGCCCAACTGCAATTACGGTGAATGTTAAAGCCAACGATGGACCAGGTAATAAAGGTGGCGTCTTGCAAAACCCAACGGTTCCTGTTCAGCCTGCTCATGGTAGTGCAACGATCGATGGAAGCGGTAACCTGGTGTATACGCCGACAGCTGGCTACTATGGCACAGACATCGTAACCTATGTAATCTGTGAAACACCAACTACTCCTGCATGTGGCACGGCTACAGTGACCATAACTGTTAAAGCTCCCAACAGCCCAGCAACGGTATCCATCAATGATGACTATGTGGCAACAGTAGGCACACCAGTCAGTGGAAATGTAATTACCAACGATCTGGGGACTGGTTTGTCTGTATCCAATGCGGGTACAACTGTAGTTTCGTCGGGAACATTGGTGTTAACCTCAACAGGTAGCTTCACCTTTACACCAGCACCTGGCGTTACAGGGCCTGTCGATTTTACCTACACCGCCTGCGATAATAATACGCCGTCAACCTGTGGTAGTGCAACGCTACATGTGTTGGTGAACCTGGGACTGCCTGATTTAACGCCAACCATTACGATGCCACAAGGTAATTTCGGAACTTCACCTAATAATGTTAGAAACTTCGTTGTAAACATTCAGGAATTAACGGGTATACCAACTTCTAGTGGTAATGTTGTTGTAACAATATCAGTACCAACTGGTTATACTATTTCCTATTCTAATTCAATTAATAGTATTGATGTTACCGATGGCACTACAACGAATGTGGATAATACAAAATGGTCGATTACCACCAGTAATAGTGTACAAATTAAATTAACAATTAATCCTGGACAGTTTATAGCTGCTAACGCTATTGCAAGACTAGGTTTTACAGCTACTCGTACAGCCGCTAATTCAGGAAGTATATCAAACATCACTGTGAACGTGGCTAATGATACGGGTACTGACGCTTCGTTACGATACGATGGTAATCCGTTAAATAATGTTTACGCCAGAATTATCTCCGGCTTGTAA
- a CDS encoding Gfo/Idh/MocA family protein, whose amino-acid sequence MTHQTNRRDFLKQSSAAAFSMALFPSLTRKVAPSDRVRVAHIGINGMGTNHLNWFAKLPEVEVVGLCDVDETHLAKALSTLQTLQPNTSAKTYSDFRYLLDRNDIDAITCATPDHWHAQIAIMAFQAGKDVYGEKPLSYSVREGQKMLKALNRYDRIFQLGTQIHAGDNYHRVVEIIQSGAIGKVNTVRLWKTGFPPVLGPANYQTPPSTLNWDMWQGPAPASQYTPERCHFTYRYFLDYSGGVFQDFWCHIADVVWWAINPTGLKSISAKGGAPEGIGDAPKWIDIDYEFDGLSLHWTSTPPNVPGAEKKGIGAYFEGDKGTLLCDYNTREITINGVTMTDVPEVPITLERSPGHQQNFINSVKSRKQPESNLAYARQMTMPMHLGLISYRLGQPLEWNAHKEKFRHNSAANALLSREYRKEWDLI is encoded by the coding sequence ATGACACATCAGACCAATCGACGTGATTTTCTGAAGCAAAGTAGCGCTGCCGCCTTCAGCATGGCCTTATTTCCCAGCCTGACTCGTAAAGTCGCTCCCAGCGATCGGGTTCGGGTTGCTCATATTGGTATTAATGGTATGGGAACCAACCACCTTAACTGGTTCGCCAAGTTACCCGAAGTAGAGGTTGTTGGTCTATGCGATGTGGATGAAACGCATTTGGCAAAAGCACTCAGCACATTACAGACGTTACAGCCAAACACCAGCGCCAAAACATATTCCGATTTCCGTTACCTGCTCGACCGCAATGATATCGACGCCATCACCTGTGCCACCCCCGATCATTGGCATGCTCAGATTGCCATTATGGCGTTTCAGGCCGGGAAAGATGTGTACGGCGAAAAACCATTATCCTATAGCGTTCGGGAAGGGCAGAAGATGTTGAAAGCCCTCAACCGATACGACCGTATTTTTCAACTCGGCACCCAGATTCATGCAGGAGACAATTATCATCGGGTTGTCGAAATAATTCAATCGGGCGCTATCGGTAAAGTAAATACAGTAAGGCTTTGGAAAACGGGCTTCCCTCCAGTACTTGGCCCAGCCAATTACCAAACACCGCCCTCTACGTTGAACTGGGATATGTGGCAGGGACCAGCTCCAGCCTCACAGTACACACCCGAGCGTTGCCATTTTACCTATCGCTATTTTCTGGACTACTCGGGTGGGGTATTTCAGGATTTCTGGTGTCACATTGCCGATGTTGTCTGGTGGGCAATCAATCCAACAGGTCTAAAAAGCATTAGCGCGAAGGGAGGAGCACCTGAAGGAATTGGCGATGCACCTAAGTGGATTGATATTGATTACGAATTCGATGGCTTATCATTACACTGGACCAGTACACCCCCTAATGTGCCGGGTGCGGAGAAGAAAGGCATCGGTGCCTATTTCGAAGGCGATAAGGGCACGCTTCTTTGCGATTACAATACGCGCGAAATCACGATTAACGGCGTTACGATGACGGATGTACCCGAAGTACCAATTACGCTTGAGCGATCGCCGGGGCATCAGCAAAACTTTATCAATTCGGTCAAATCGCGCAAGCAGCCCGAATCGAATCTGGCCTACGCCCGGCAAATGACCATGCCTATGCACCTCGGCCTGATTTCTTATAGACTTGGGCAGCCATTGGAGTGGAACGCTCATAAAGAAAAATTCAGGCACAACTCGGCTGCCAATGCGCTGTTGTCCCGAGAATACCGGAAAGAGTGGGATTTGATATAA
- a CDS encoding ligand-binding sensor domain-containing protein yields the protein MPFYVIHMGEVKCHFVPIIFRQLFICLLLAFGSRFANAQSPYSFCGPELIQYTKQMYGAYNQNWGVAQNRKTRFLYFANSKGLLEFDGSSWKVYELPRKQRVRSVAVDEEGRIYTGALGEFGYWFPNEQGKLVYHSLVTLIREQAFRNEEIWNIVITPQGVLFQSFAFIYRYQQGKVQLLQPPATVLFVHKVRSRLFLEVLEKGLFELQGDQYRFIEGSAFLGRETVNTILPIGDQDILIGTERALYRYDGKTFRPFNAQINDFMQRNRLNRGLLIGPGLYAFGTLLNGVLIATADGRIQYHFNQKNGLQNNTVLSMCQDGDHNLWVGLDKGIGLINLSSPIHYFIDHADDLGTVYDMARYGDNLYLGTNQGVYYKPLSRASEPFRLISGTQGQVWDLAVVDNQLLCGHNKGTFRIEGTQAQLLSDITGGWVLGRLKNYPDKLIQGTYTSLCIYQKDGHGKWVFSHKVDGFSAPVRQLDEDGAGNVWVNKAANQGLQRLRLSTDLRRIEDSKTYTDAELHSPVLNLCRIQNRVVITSTKGLLVYDAQHDRFVPAQTAYPWAESTIRKIFPMPDSTLFLLRQDGSVGWTRPQGQVSSDIPLKTNQWVEDFEKIVPLDSEYIALCRENGFALLPRTELHHLGDSVPKPVIRTVTSVDDPSVSYTFQGTSMVPQLSFSYTQSNLLISFCTPYYTQPVKYSYWLENSMKTWSSYGPGQQKEFNNLPPGKYIFHLKSNLNPQESLLTFEVQPPWYWNAWSKLLYLFLLLGLCWFFYQLHLRRVAVQQNRVQKKLERKLRQQEERSQRKIILLQKEQLEQSIIQKSEELANSTMALIQKNELLAQLKEELNRAKARSGSRLPGDDFQRINTLIDNNISSEQDWKLFESNFNKVHEQFLKHLLEKYPDLGQGDLKLAAYLRMNLSTKEIAQLLNITHRSVELKRYRLRKKLDLDGDTNLSEFMIKY from the coding sequence ATGCCCTTTTATGTGATTCATATGGGTGAAGTCAAATGCCATTTTGTGCCGATCATCTTTCGGCAGCTTTTTATCTGTCTTTTGCTGGCTTTCGGTAGCCGGTTTGCGAATGCTCAGTCACCCTACAGTTTCTGTGGGCCTGAGTTGATTCAGTACACCAAGCAGATGTACGGGGCCTACAACCAGAATTGGGGAGTTGCCCAAAATCGAAAAACACGCTTTCTCTATTTTGCCAATTCGAAGGGGTTACTCGAGTTTGATGGCAGTAGTTGGAAAGTCTATGAGTTACCCCGAAAGCAGCGCGTTCGATCAGTAGCTGTAGACGAAGAAGGCCGGATTTATACGGGGGCTTTGGGTGAATTTGGGTATTGGTTTCCTAATGAGCAAGGTAAATTGGTGTACCATTCGCTCGTTACGCTGATTCGGGAGCAAGCCTTTCGAAATGAGGAAATATGGAATATCGTGATTACGCCCCAGGGAGTTTTGTTTCAATCTTTCGCTTTTATTTATCGGTATCAACAGGGGAAGGTTCAGTTGTTACAGCCCCCTGCTACGGTGTTATTCGTTCATAAGGTTCGTAGTCGACTGTTTCTGGAAGTCCTGGAGAAAGGGCTTTTTGAGTTACAGGGCGATCAGTATCGATTTATTGAGGGCAGTGCATTTCTGGGCCGGGAAACCGTCAACACTATTTTGCCCATTGGCGATCAGGATATTCTAATTGGTACAGAACGGGCTTTGTATCGCTATGACGGGAAGACGTTTAGACCCTTTAATGCTCAGATTAATGACTTTATGCAGCGGAATCGACTTAATCGGGGATTGCTGATTGGCCCCGGACTCTATGCGTTTGGTACATTGCTGAATGGCGTTCTGATTGCAACCGCCGATGGTCGGATTCAGTATCATTTCAATCAGAAAAATGGTCTGCAAAACAATACTGTTCTGTCCATGTGTCAGGATGGCGATCATAACCTTTGGGTAGGTCTGGATAAAGGAATCGGTCTGATTAATTTGAGCTCCCCCATTCACTATTTTATTGACCATGCCGATGATCTGGGGACCGTTTATGACATGGCTCGTTATGGCGATAACTTGTACCTGGGTACTAATCAGGGCGTTTATTACAAACCACTGAGCCGGGCAAGTGAGCCTTTTCGGTTGATCTCGGGTACGCAGGGGCAAGTTTGGGATCTGGCCGTTGTGGATAATCAGCTCTTGTGTGGACATAATAAGGGAACCTTTCGCATTGAGGGGACACAGGCTCAGCTATTGTCTGATATTACCGGCGGTTGGGTATTGGGCCGGTTGAAAAACTATCCGGACAAACTCATTCAGGGAACTTACACGAGCTTGTGTATTTATCAGAAAGATGGGCACGGGAAGTGGGTTTTCTCTCATAAAGTGGATGGCTTTTCGGCTCCGGTCCGGCAACTGGACGAAGATGGTGCGGGCAATGTCTGGGTAAATAAAGCCGCTAATCAAGGTCTGCAACGACTTCGCTTATCGACCGATTTACGACGCATAGAAGATAGCAAAACCTATACGGATGCAGAGCTTCATAGCCCCGTACTTAACCTTTGCCGGATTCAAAATCGAGTGGTTATTACATCCACGAAAGGCTTACTTGTGTATGATGCCCAGCACGATCGGTTTGTGCCTGCACAGACGGCTTATCCCTGGGCTGAGTCAACCATTCGTAAGATTTTTCCCATGCCCGATTCGACGCTTTTTCTTCTTCGGCAGGATGGCTCAGTAGGCTGGACACGACCGCAGGGACAGGTTTCGAGTGATATACCGCTTAAAACCAATCAGTGGGTCGAGGATTTCGAGAAAATTGTGCCGCTTGATTCAGAGTATATCGCCCTTTGCCGTGAAAACGGATTTGCTTTACTACCCCGAACAGAGCTGCATCACCTCGGCGATTCGGTGCCGAAACCGGTCATTCGAACGGTAACATCTGTTGATGATCCCTCCGTGAGTTATACGTTTCAGGGTACATCAATGGTACCGCAACTCTCCTTCTCGTATACCCAATCGAATCTACTGATTAGCTTCTGCACCCCTTACTATACCCAGCCAGTGAAATACAGCTACTGGCTCGAAAACAGCATGAAAACCTGGTCGTCCTACGGACCTGGTCAACAGAAAGAATTTAACAATTTACCGCCGGGCAAGTACATATTTCATCTGAAGTCAAACCTGAACCCGCAGGAAAGTCTGCTAACGTTTGAGGTGCAACCGCCCTGGTACTGGAATGCCTGGAGCAAGTTACTATACCTGTTTTTGCTGCTGGGTTTATGCTGGTTCTTTTATCAATTACATCTCCGGCGCGTTGCTGTCCAGCAGAACCGAGTTCAAAAAAAGCTGGAACGGAAACTACGCCAACAGGAAGAGCGAAGTCAGCGGAAAATTATTTTGCTGCAAAAGGAGCAACTGGAGCAGAGTATTATTCAGAAATCGGAAGAGCTGGCCAACTCAACAATGGCACTCATTCAGAAGAATGAGTTGCTGGCACAATTAAAAGAGGAGTTGAATCGAGCGAAAGCCCGTTCGGGAAGTCGGCTACCGGGCGACGATTTTCAGCGAATAAACACCCTGATCGATAATAATATATCGAGCGAGCAGGACTGGAAGCTGTTTGAGTCAAACTTCAATAAAGTACACGAGCAATTTCTGAAACACCTGCTCGAAAAATACCCTGATCTGGGACAGGGCGATTTGAAACTAGCGGCTTATCTGCGGATGAATCTTTCGACCAAAGAAATAGCGCAACTCCTAAACATCACCCATCGAAGTGTTGAATTGAAACGATATCGACTTCGGAAAAAACTTGATCTGGACGGAGATACGAACCTGAGCGAGTTTATGATTAAGTATTAA